The nucleotide sequence gtcgcactagtggaaacgTAGCCTTACTAATGTTTACAAACTTCACATTTGTTCATTGCAAGAACATGTGCAAAATTGCGAATGTCTTTCAAATGCACAAAAATGCGCAGCCCTTTTGCCCCACCGTGGTtccataattcttaaagtgattgtaaaggcagaagtttttttttatcttaaaggggttgtaagggtaaaagttcttttcaccttaatgcattatatgcattaaggagaaaaaacatccaacaataccgccccccccccccccccagcccccctgttttacttacctgacccctcgaaagtcccgcgctcgcccccgacatcctcttcgctgctcagcctggccgttgattggttacagtggatggattgaaagcagcacagccattggctcgcgctgttgtcaatcacatccaatgacgtgccaggggcggggccgagtgatacagcgagcggctttggccgccggctgtatcacaggagcgcgcccgcaagaacttacATCCATGCGAGCACGtttgcatgaaggtgttgagtccttgcgggggggctgagacagccgccgagggaccccagaagaccaggttcggggccactctgtgcaaaacaagctgcacagcggaggtaagttatttaaaaaaatatatatatctttagtgatcctttaatgcattctatgcagtaagataaaaatccttctgtgtgcagcagcacccctaatacttacatgagccccatctctatccagcaatgttgcacgagtgtctcggccatccgggactctccctcctgattggctgaggcacagcattggctcatgctgctgtcaatcaaagtcagttagccaatcaggaaagagagggggcagggctgagctgtGTCTCCACGACTGGAGCTGCGGTTCGGGTGCTCTAacaacaagctgcttgctgtgtgggcgctcggcaggagggagggaggggccagaacaccgaagaagaggaggatatggGATGCTTTTTGCAAAACcttttcacagagcaggtaagtataattatttttaaagaaaaaaaaacaaggctttagtATCAGAAGCAGCAGTATAAAAAGTCAAAAGGATACAATAGAGAAAAAATGGGTTATACTGCGCTACTAAACACATCAAGATGTAAATGCCGCAGCTCATAATGTAAGACTTTAGCatcactttaatggcacccccatgcaCCTCTCTAGTGTGCGTGCGCCCCAACATATGGTAATGTTTTTAAAACCAACCATGCACTGCTTTTGGGCTTCATTCAAAcggccataaaaaataaaaaaacgcatttacaaatttttttttatataccaatCTGAACGCAGGTTTGTGTGTTTTCGATGGAGACATTCACACAGGTATGTAAATATGCACTGCGTTCTGATCCATAACGCAAAATCCCAAAAATCTGCGTGTAaggacatacatacatatacacgccCGCCAAATAAAAAGGACAattttgcaaaagtattcactgaTTATTACACAGGAAATtttgtgctaaaaaaacaaaatacataataatgggccagattcacaaaagagatacgacggcgtatctcctgatacgccgtcgtatctctgtgatccgcccgtcgtaactatgcgcctgattcatagaatcaggttacgcatagttctcgctaagatccgacaggtgtaattgacttacaccgtcggatcttaggctgcaattctaggccggccgctaggtggcgattccattgcggtcggcgtagaatatgcaaatgactagttacggcgattcacgaacgtacgctttacccgtcgctctaaatttacatcgtttccgtcgagatacgccacgtaaaactaaggctgccctctaggtggcctagccaatgttaagtatggccgtcgttcccgcgtcaaaatttttaaattcacgttgtttgcgtaagtcgtccgtgaatggcgctggacgccattaacGTTAAcggcgaaagcaatgacgtccttgcgacgtcatttagcacaatgcacgtcgggtaattttacggacggagcatgcgcagtacgttcggcgcgggaacgcgcctaatttaaatggtgcccgccccatttgtattaggcgggcttgcaccgagcggatttacgctacgccgccgcaagtttacaggtgagtgctttgtgaatcaggcacttacgctataaacttgcggcggtgtaacgtaaatgggatacgttatgccgccgcagcgtaacgcaattctttgtgaatctggcccaaagtcagtACATTTTTACACCCATGTGAATGTAGAACGGTGTGTTTTACGTGCGACATGAACAGGCTGCCCTAAACCGTGTCGAATTGCACAAAAACGTGCGCGCTCTGTCGCACCTGCGTAGGTCTCGATGGAGCTTTAGACATGATCACTagtcactaaaaaaaatatatatataaaaaaaaaggtacagtgCCAGGGACTGCTctctgtggaactacaagtcccagcatgtcatgGCAGATCTTGCAGTTTGAGATTATTTGTAGGAATATTCACATGTATGCTCAGCCATTGGGAGTATGCATTCCTCATCCAGCAATCCCCGATGTGACAGTTGCTGTGATCCAGCAGCCAGGAGTAGTAGATGAGGCTGTGAGTTGGATGCGGAGTATGGAATGTACAATGTTATCAGTGGGAGTGACAGGGTGACACGTGCTTGTGTTTACACTCAGAtgatcagcagcagcagcatttgtgaattcctctccctccctcctttcctGCTCTCTGATTCTTCCATATCTCACCTTATATAAACTCACCACCAGCTCCAAGATCCCATCGTGGGAGAAAGATCTGTGAATGGATAGTATCTCTTGGCAGATGGGTTCTGGTGATCATGTCATATTCCAAAATGCAATtgtatcttttttcttttaacttGTCATTTATTTTCTCCAATCTGCTCCTGCCAATCACAAGGAAACATTTCCGATGTCTGATCTGCATGGACACCAGAGGCTCCTAGAGCTGCCTATACATTGCTGAAATGGTGTCCAATTCCTGCAAATCAGACCAAATTCGAGGCGTTGGTGGCAATGCCGACACTACCCAGCGTCACAAAATtgtattgattaaccacttccataccgcgcctattctggcacttctctccttcatgtaaaaatcatcattttttttgtagaaaattacttagaacccccaaacagattcacgtagaatggcgtatctttgtgcgggcgtaacgtatcgtatttacgttacgcctccgcaacttttacaggcaagtgccatattctcaaaagaaagttgcggcggcgtagcgtaaataggccggcgtaagcccgcctaattcaaattgtgaagaggtgggcatgtgttatgtaaattaaccatgacccgacgtgattgacgttgcgccgtccgtggaatttcccagtgtgcattgctccaaattacgccgcaaggacgtattggtttcaacgtgaacgtaaatgacgtccagccccattcacggacgacttacgcaaacgacgtaaatttttcaaaattcgacgcggaaacgacgtccatacttaaagcggagttccacctaaaaatggaacttccgcttaacccactcctcgcccccttacatgccacatttggcatgtaatttttttgggggggggagtgggggcttcaggagaaggggacttcctgtcccacttcctccttccgccgaggggctggtaaggcgattagcttaatcgccttattgcagcccctccctgtaggcgagcgcctgtccaatcggacggcgccgcaccGCTCGCGCAGTGCCGCtatcgcatgcgcagtgggtgcccggccgtgaagccgaaagctgtcactgccgggtgcccacactaggaatgaagacgccggccggcgaggggggggcgaGAAGCGGAGCCCCGGACGGCGCGGCGCTGGAgccctggagcaggtaagtgtctgtttattaaaagccagcaactacactttttgtagctgctgacttttaataaacttaaaaaaaaaggctggaacacccctttaacataggatacgccgcatgtacgccaccatatagcaggggtaactttacgccgggaaaagcctaaagtaaacggcgtaactgtactgcgtcggccgggcgtacgttcgtgaattcgcgtatctagctgatttacatatttttaggcataaatcagcgtacacgcccctagtggccagcgtaaatatgcagttaagatccgacggcgtaagagacggtcggatctaatagaaatctatgcgtaactgattctaggaatcaggcgcatagatacgaccggccagactcagagatacgacgtcgtatctcctttgtaaaTCTactcctaaatatattttttagcagacaccctagggaataaagtggcaactttttatcttgcacagtatttgcgcaatcatttttcaaatgccttttaaaaaaaaaagaaaaaatggtttcatgaattaaaaaataacaaaacagttagcccaatttttttgtataatgtgaaagatgatgttacaccgagtaaatagatacctaatatgtcgCGCTTTAAAACTGCGCACAGTCATGTAAAAAAATTGTGGTAGATGGCGCACGATTATCAGAGCATATAATGATGGTCAGTGGTATAATAACATATGGTCCATAGAAAACATACTGAAGGTTTGATCAATAGTCCAATAAAAGTCCAATTAATAgtccagaatatatatatatacaagcacTAGCGGCAGCAACCCTGAAGCAGAAGCAAGCTCTGGAAAATATTGTAAAAGGAGAGAGAGgtacgccaaacttcggtacttaaaaatctccatgaaggaggactgcactaaggtaaaggaagccatttaggggatttttttttacctttacaacccctttaagtacctaCGTTGTGTAGTGTTTTTGACCAGAGCAGCCCCGGTCCTCTTTTTCCTCCCCCTTGCtgagtgccccaatagcaaactgcttgctgtgggtgcACTCGTGCGTGCTCGCTCCCGAGTCGGCTCTCTGTAAGACACAAGACACAGCCTTGGGTCTCGTGCACAacgctggatcgagatcaggcttaggtaagtattagggggggctgaggggggagctgcacactgaagcTTTTGGCCGGCAGGAGACACAAGGCGCacggaggagaggagggagaagatgTACGCAGGGGAACTAAGCAGCAAACAAGCCACCACcgccaagatggggtaagtgcgcgTCCCCAATTGACTCACCGACCAGGGGGCGGCCAGCCgactgactgtgggagggggggtgtgttGGGGGGCTTCCATCTCAGCGAGCATTGCAAACATGTAAAAATGCATCTTAAAGCATTTGGTATGCTAATGAGCGTTCAAATTTCTTTGCACATCGAAATGAGCCCCTATTGTATGGATTTTTCTATTCCCATCTCAGCTAGTGATTCTTTCTAAAAGCATCTCAAACGTCATAGGGGCATTTACATTGACATCAATGGAGGTGTTTGAGGCAGTGGCGGTGTTCTGTCAAGACATGCccccccatcgaatagtgccTGGGACGAACGGCGCATGTCAAGATGTGCCccccccatcgaatagtgcctgggacgaacggtgcatgcaccgtACGTCATAGCACAACTGCTGATTTGCCGATCAGCTGGAGGGACGTAACCATGGCGCATGCACATCGTAAGAGGTATCactcgatgggagataccatttcaaagGCACAGttgaaacctatacaaacagcgggggGAGACCGTAGTTCTCAGATTGTGCATCGCTGCTGGAGGGCGGCTAACAGCAAGGCACAATGTGAGAACTACAGTCTCcccccgctgtttgtataggtttcaaCTGTGCctttgaaatggtatctcccatcgagtGATACCTCttacgatgtgcgcatgcgctatgGTTACGTCGCTCCAGCTGATCGGCATCTCAGCTGGAGTGCGGCTCCATCCTGCGCATGCGTGGGCACTATTCGGTGgaggcacttctcgacagaacagcggctggagtttttttttagaggggggggggcaggtggatTGTtttctgcccccccaaaaaaaacacgcattgcATACGCATCACAAATGCCCCTATGACATTTACGGTGTGTTTGAGATGCGTTTAGAGAGAATTACTAGCTGAGATAATAATAGAGAGATCCATACAATAggggccataggcgtgcgcagcctatcgcATTACCCAAACGGATTAAAATATGGACGTGTTagtgggcagaggttggtgtcattagggcagtggacggtatcagtagttttttttataaaaaaacattttttattgttccttaccagtttttttgggagtcctgttggggggctttgtgaaATATCAGCTCTGCGCGGGGTGATCGGCGTGTGCCCGGGCACGCCCCCTGCGCACGCTTATGATAGGGgctcatttaggctgcattcacacctgaacgcggcgtattgtatcgcgatttgccgcgacaaattgcggcgttttgtcccgcgatttgcagaGACAAAACGCGTCATTTTTTAGCCTACAATACCCTGGAGGGGTGattaagactccattcacacctcagcgtagGTGATCTGCCGCGTATTGCGGCGACATcaaataggcgttttgtcccgcgatttgcagagacaaaacgcgtcgttttttagccaacaatacgccggaggggtgattaagactccattcacacctcagcgtagGTGATCTGCCGCGTATTGCGGCGACATcaaataggcgttttgtcccgcgatttgcggcgacaaaacgcaacgttttaaacattttttttttgctggaggggtgattttttacatggtcggctatgcccgaacgccgaagccgcccgaaaaaaagggtccgggacttcttttgagcttcaggcgtcttggcgtggagatgtgaaccatctccatagccgaccatgtaaaatcacccctccagcgtattaggggcggctgcggcgtcgcgcttcaggcgtatatacgcctaggtgtgaatgcagccttagcattgtcggctatgccgaacgccaaatgccgcctgaaaaaaagggtccgggacttgttttgagcttcgggcgtacggcgttcggcgtggagatgtgaaccatctacaTAGCctacaatgttaaatcacccctccagcgtatttcaggctgcaatagcgtcgggcgtaaaaacgcctaggtgtgaatgcagccttagacgtGCAAAGAAATGTGAACGCTCGTTAGCGCACCGAATGCGTTGAGATGCATTTTTACACGTTTGCAACGCGCGCTGAGGTGAGTATCATTCCGCTTTATTGCGCTGTTAACGCATTGATGAGCGCTCGTGTCTTAATGAGCCCCATCAGTGAGAATGTGGGGTGAAGGTGTGAACGAGGAGTCTGGGGGGGTCCCAGAGCTGTCAGGCTTTGAGTATAGTCACCCCATTCCATGCAGATGTGGGGCCCCCTCTTCTCTCGTCTCCGAAGTGTCTCTAATTCCCGGCAGCGCAGCTCACTTCGCTATTTGAATAGCACAAAGGAACCGCCGCTGTTCTATTGGCCGAGCGAGCCTTAGCTGGGCGGGCGCTGTGTGTCCATCAAGGCTAAGCGGCGTGTGTGATTGGCGGAGCGCGGATGGGGCGGGAGCAGGCTGCCCGTATATAAAAGTCAGGGAGGCGAGGAAGAGCAGCACAAGCTGTAGAGCAGTGCGGAGTTATATGAGAAGTGATCGGGGGGGAAGAGCTccactctctcgctctctctgtgTATATATGATCGGAGACATCCAGCTCTCCTCCCCCGGAGTCCCCGGCAGGATGGAGAGCGCCATGGACGCGCAGAGCCTTATCAGCCTATCGCTGCGGAAGATCCACACTTCCCGCACCCAGCGGGGCGGCATCAAGCTGCACAAGAACCTGCTGGTCTCCTACGTGCTCCGCAACGCCCGGCAGCTCTACCTGAGCGAGCGCTACGCCGAGCTCTACCGGCAGCAGCAACCTATGGAGTGCGGGCTGGAGCTGGAGGAAATCCCGGAGCTCAGTCCTCTACAGATCCCCGAGGAAGGAGAGGACGAGATGCACCACCAGCTGCCCCGGATCCAGACTGGCACCGAGCTCCTGGAAGAGCCACTGGAGCTGCCACCGTGCGCTCACACTCCGCACCCAGCCAAGGAGCTTCTCCACCCGGCCGCCACCTTCTACCCCCGGGGAGGCTGCTGTCAGCAGGAGGAAATCGAGGCTGCACACTGCAGCCAGACCACCGTGCTGGACTTAGACACTCACGTTGTCACCACCGTGGAGAACGGATTCCTCCACCAGGACTGCTGCGCTTCCCAGTGCCCGTGCCAAGGCGCACCGTCCCCCGCGCTCCCCTCCGCAGCCACCACCGCGCCTTCACCGCTGCCGGCCAAGCGCAGGTACCCCCCGTCCGGGTACAGCTACAGCTgccaggtggtggaggaggaggaagacgagCTGGAGCCCCACTTTGTGCCCTGTAAGAGGGGCAGATATGAGGACTATTGCCCACAGCTGGCTCCCCCAGAACACTCTCAGCACCCACCGCTGCCACAGCAGCACCCCGACACGTCCAACATCTCCAACCTCATCTCTATCTTCGGCTCGGGCTTCACCGGACTCATGGGCAGGCAGGCGGACTCTGAGCAGAGCCTCAACGGGCACTTGTGTGGCAAGCAGGCACTGGCCAGCCTGGGCGCCTGGACTCGAGCCATCGTGGCTTTCTAGCAGAGGGACCCCCTCTTTGGCATGGATGGTTGGGGGGGTGTTTAATTAAAAGGGGGGTcttctccttttattttttgaaggGCACTGAATTCAGGACTTGTACATAGAAAATGTTTTATAGAGACTGTACAGTAAAATATCTTGGACTTTATTTTTGCAAAGAAAGAAGAGCACCTATTTAataattttcttttctgttttctattttattattttctttttaaaagtgGTCTGTTATTGGTGTCACCCAAggcagaggctgcagatggggggCTTGCAAAGAGTCACAttatttttcttgggggggggttctccttgaagctcGCAGGGTGGGCTATAATGGGAACTTCAGACCCCCACAACTCCATAGAGAGTTATACGTGCGCTTAAAGGGGGAGTCTGCCTGGTGTGCGCTGGGGTTAACTTAACCCCATCcttgctgggcttttttttttcttctgtgattggctcttttttttttttttttttttttaggcacatCCTGAAACCACTCACAAGATTTTCTGGGGAAATAGCTAAAGTGTTGTTCATATTCCTGGTGATCTCTTTCCTTCTCTTGTCTGCAGCCTTTTGTCCTTGACTTATGAAGGCAGAAATAGTAACATTTtaactttacccccccccccttttttttattttcccactGTGTtgggacttcagtagtgtacaatgCAGTTTTTGCTATGGTGGGAGGGTTGGTTTGGGGGGGGCTGTCAGTGTGATTAATATCAACAGTAACCCTGGCACCTCAACCCAAACCCCTACTTCTATAgcctgctacttttttttttttcccccattattTTTAATCTTTCTGAATTTTAAACACTATTCGTTTGGACCATGtgtaataacccccccccccccttttatattttattctagaGTTCACTTGTTCTACTTTCAGCCTTCATTTAACTTTCATGAAACCAGCATTGTATGGTCTTGTgatctgtccatgttttttttttttttttttaagttttagttttttgttttatatatatatttttatatattttcgtgGCATTTAATCCTTTTGTTGTAAAAAGGTGGTTTAGGATAAAGCCTACCATGCCAACATTCACACTTACAAGCACTATGTGTATTAAAATACGTTgccaaacgtttttatttttgtgccaaCGACTCCTGTATTTTGTGTATATTGAACTGTATTATCACCGGGTAAACTGTTCAgatttatttgtttaaatttataatcttaaataaaaacaaaaactttatGCAATTCAGCTGGAGTTGTCACTGTCTCTCTCCTTCAGATCATGTCTGAACCAAGAAATGAATTGAATACTGAGGTTCTAAAGCCAAGGGTCtacaaaaatgaaaaactttTGATGATTAAACTTTCTGAAAGTTCTGAGCAGAAATATGGTCTGCGCCTTAACAGTTCACACAATGATGAAAAAATTGTGGTATGCCATGGCAACCCATAAGCCTTCAGCCATTATGAAGACACCCTGAATCAATGAAAGATTGACCACCATGGGTACTACAATTTGTACATTTTTCTTATTAAATGATCTGTTGGGTGTcaaacagttgtaattttcaAGGGTGATCAAATTCAGTAATCAACTGCACATTTAGTTACCTAGGTTCATTAATAAGGGTGCTGTAGTGGTCTGATGGACTTTGAACAATATCACCCAACACCCAAATGTTCTACCTTAACTCCAATTGTCGAGTCACCAGGAGGTGGTTTCTATTGGTGACTCGAAGGTGGTATAAGGGTGCTAAAAACTTTAGCTACATAATGCATACACCAAAATAGTTCTTTAACCTAAACTCTTGTCAAGTCAATAGGTTTCTGCTGGTGACTTGAAGGTGGTGTAAGGGTGGACTATAAACTTTGAGCTACATCATGCATACACCAAAATAGTTCTTTAACCTGAACTCTATTGTCAAGTCACCAGGAGAATGTTTCTGCTGGTGACTTGAATGTGGTATAAGGGTGGCCCATAATCATTGAACTATACATCCATGCTCAAATTGTTCTTTAACctaaaccaggggtaggcaaccttggcactccagctgtggtgaaactacaaatcccatcatgcctctgcctctaggagtcatgcctgtgtatgtcagggtcttgcaatgtctcatgggacttgtagtttcaccacaccCGGAGGGTTAAGGTTacctacccctgatctaaactCTATTGTCAAGTCACCAGGAGAAAGTTTCTTCTGGTGACTTGAAGTTGGCTTAAGGCAAGGGTGGACAATAAACTGAGCCATTTCATTGATACGCAAAAATATTCTTCAACCTGAACTCTATTGTCAAGTCACCAAGAGAAGGCTTCTACTGGTGACTTGAAGTTGGTTTCAGGCAAGGGTGGATAATAAAACTGGGCAATTTCACTCATACACCAAAATGTTCCTCAACCTGAACTCTATTGTCAAGTCACCAAGAGAAGGTTTCTACTGGTGACTTGAAGTTGGTTTCAGGCAAGGGTGGATAATAAAACTGCAATTTCACTCATACACCAAAATGTTCCTCAACCTGAACTCTATTGTCAAGTCACCAAGAGAAGGCTTCTACTGGTGACTTGCAGTTGGTTTCAGGCAAGGGTGCATAATAAACTGAGACATTTCACTCATACACCAAAATGTTCCTCAACCTGAACTCTATTGTCAAGTCACCAAGAGAAGGCTTCTACTGGTGACTTGCAGTTGGTTTAAGGCAAGGCTGGATAATAAACTGAGCCATTTCATCAATACACCAAAATGTTCTCTAAAATGAACTCTATTGTCAAGTCACCAGGAGAAGTCTTCTCCTGCTGACTTGTGTTTTGGTTTATTGCAGAGATGGACAGTAAATGTTGAGCCATATCACCAGTACACCAAAATGTTATTTTATCTTGTCACTGAGAAAAAGCTTATTTTGATGACTGTCTTAAggcattggtgaacaaatttAAATACATTCAGGAACCAGTCTGGTCAATCCAGGAGCCATCTCCATTTGAGGTTCTCCATCTAGAGAACCTCAAAAGATAGGCAccagttgtattttttttaggaACACTGGCTCCTGAGATTTGTCTAGCCctgatttctggaattttatgGTGTGATCTATTGTTCACAGTGCTAGTATATTGGCTTTAAAGGGATTTTCTACCCTCAAGTAAGGTATAAACACTGACCCAGATGGTAAAATGCTCCAAAAATACTGTGCACTAGACAGAAGGAAGCACAAGTCATTGATTCCATCAAAGAAAACTTTCCTATTTGTTTTTGTTGTCCCTTCCCTGTGCCACTTGGTGGTGTTTTGTTTCCCTGTTGGAGTCAAATGAGGGATGGTAATTAAAACCTGTGACAACCTCTACCATTCACTGAAGAAGTCCATTAGAAAATCGAATGAAATCATATCAGATCTGCTTTCTCTCCTAGCCAGGTCAAATAATAATTCTAGAACAGATTTTCATAGAGGAGCCCCCCATCAATCTTGAAATGTTGAATTATTGGAATCCAAGAGGCAGCCTGAGTCCCTCATCAAGCAGTAAAGTTCAGCAGAAGCATAAAACAGGCAGTTGTGTTTTGCAGGAGCAGCTCAGTCGATTGAATCGATCTTGTGCTCTGCAGACTATCGCAACCCTATTCTATATTTATGTGTACAGCCTACCATaaagggagaaaagaaaaatTCAAGCAGTGGCTTTGCTTTTGTAGAAGCAATTAAAACTAGAaggggggagaagaaaaaaaaaaactgcagactgCATTTTAACCTAAACTAATGTTGCCTATTGAAGCGGCTCTTTCTGCAAACGTTTAGCTTTATTTTTGTGCGAGAAAATAAGAGGCTGAATGTTTATAGCAAAGCAAGCCCCAGTCCAAGCGATCTACTCCCATTGCTGTGCTTCGTAAGCAGTTGCCAGAGCTCCTCCTAGTGGCGCTCTGTAGGAATTGCACCCTGAGCTTGTTGGGAAGGTGTGATGATACCAATATTTCCAAATCTTTGCAAGAAAAGAGCTTATCGCTCGCAGTTCTTATCCCCTGACACACCGTGGCGggattgctgggatttttcaaacTTCTTCAAAGCTTCCACAGCTCGACTTTAGCTGTGCAGCTCAAGGCAGAAACTCTCAGTCCTAATGTAGTGCAATGATCAGGAGCAAGGGAGATCACATTATGCTTTAAGGAGCACAATCAGGGTGACAACTCTGGCTTGTCACTTGTTTACATCACATGCCAACCTAATCACTAAAAGCTCATATTAATATTTCTAGTagaattttgttatattttttaaaataataaccgATGATCTTGCCATTAAAGTCTTTGTTCAGGCAATTCCTGTTATAAAATGACGCTTTGTCTCTATCATCCTAATTTTGCTTCTGCGTTGTCACCATGTCTCATTAAAATGGCGTGCATGTAGCCAGAAAGTGATTGCATGAGATAcaaacaaaagattttttttgttatgccatttgtttatgatacacagtgcATTTCATTTAGTTAGGCTAATGTCAGGCAGGACGCTAGTGACAAATCGCCAGAGACAGGATCGCAAAAGTCTGCGCGTCCCCTTAGAATCGCACCCTCTTTCGCCATTTGTCACCTTGAGAAAGGGGACCTGCGCATTTCCAGGACACCAGTGTTTTTTACTGCATGTTCTACAATTGAGACCTCAGTAAAaatgtgagatttttttttttttggtgtactgGCCAGGTTTTGGCTTCTCCCTCTGTAGCCGGACGCAGCAAGATGTCGTTCTGTTGTTGCTGAATCTCTATTGCTAGTGATGGGAGTGACATCTCACTGCCTCAGCTACAAAGAGAGCGATTCCATAAGGACAAAACAGGCAG is from Rana temporaria chromosome 9, aRanTem1.1, whole genome shotgun sequence and encodes:
- the IER5L gene encoding immediate early response gene 5-like protein is translated as MRSDRGGRAPLSRSLCVYMIGDIQLSSPGVPGRMESAMDAQSLISLSLRKIHTSRTQRGGIKLHKNLLVSYVLRNARQLYLSERYAELYRQQQPMECGLELEEIPELSPLQIPEEGEDEMHHQLPRIQTGTELLEEPLELPPCAHTPHPAKELLHPAATFYPRGGCCQQEEIEAAHCSQTTVLDLDTHVVTTVENGFLHQDCCASQCPCQGAPSPALPSAATTAPSPLPAKRRYPPSGYSYSCQVVEEEEDELEPHFVPCKRGRYEDYCPQLAPPEHSQHPPLPQQHPDTSNISNLISIFGSGFTGLMGRQADSEQSLNGHLCGKQALASLGAWTRAIVAF